The genomic window TCACTTACAGTAGTATTTGCAGAAAGCTATGAGAGCAATGTTGATTTTGCTGCAAAATGCACCTTTTTAAGTACTATAATATCAGTAATAACAATCCCGATAGTTATTTCCCTTGTTAGATAAAAGTTTAATATCTTGTTATGAAAAGTATATAAAAGTAGATTATGGTTTAAAAAACGTTGAGTTTGTAGCTAGAATTATAGCTAATTTAACAATTTAGGTATGGCTTTTAATTATCAATAATAAAGAAATAATATATTAAAATTAAGTACAAATCACTAGTGAAGAAAGAAAAATTTTGCCATAAAGAATAAAGTCCATTGAATATATATTATATTTAGTGGACTTTATTCTTTGAATTTGGTTGTGATAAAGCAAATATACTACCTATAGCTATTGATGAATAATAAGTTAACAATCTCCATATAAAAATGGCTGTTATAATTGTGTCTGATTTAAAAAACAAACTATAGATTAAATAAAACCCAGCTTCTGCGCCGCCTTCTGCACCAGGAATAGGGAGAGCGGCCATGAAATTTATTAAAAAAATTTGGGCAGTGATCATGGTTAACACATCAGCCGAATTGAAACCAAAACTTCTATAAATACAATAAGGTATGATAAAAAAGACTATCCACTGAATGAATGTAAAAAAGGAAGCATAGATACACATTTTTATATTTTTAGTTATTAAAAACGCATTTTTGTGGAAATTTTTTAATTCATCCTCCATGTTTTTATAAGCACATTCAACACTTTTTATTATTCTAAACTTTTTAAATACTTTTAAAACAAATAATAATATATTTTTAGTTGCTTTACTATTAATTGATAATAATATGGCAAGCACCATCATTATTATATGAATAGCAAATCCTGCAATACAGAGATATATAAAGTACTTAACTTTCGAGTTAAAATAATTAAACTTAAGCAAAAATGCTATAGCTAAGATGACTATATTTACAGCTTGATGTATTATAAATTTTATCATTAAAACAGTACCTGCTATTCCTCCTGGTATCTTACTTTCGGCCATTGCATATAGTTGAGCAGGATGACTCCCTGATGCAAGGGGGGTTATAGCACCAAAA from Clostridium sp. MB40-C1 includes these protein-coding regions:
- a CDS encoding lysylphosphatidylglycerol synthase transmembrane domain-containing protein, which codes for MKNKVFNSIVVIVSTCIFLSFFLFTKGLDSLIREIKTLNKSWILLAIILMLLFWFFETLVLYIITKTFYNTNNLLIKSFKFEMIGQFFGAITPLASGSHPAQLYAMAESKIPGGIAGTVLMIKFIIHQAVNIVILAIAFLLKFNYFNSKVKYFIYLCIAGFAIHIIMMVLAILLSINSKATKNILLFVLKVFKKFRIIKSVECAYKNMEDELKNFHKNAFLITKNIKMCIYASFFTFIQWIVFFIIPYCIYRSFGFNSADVLTMITAQIFLINFMAALPIPGAEGGAEAGFYLIYSLFFKSDTIITAIFIWRLLTYYSSIAIGSIFALSQPNSKNKVH